The genomic window TGATTATAGTGGAAGCTGATCAGAACCAGCTCATTATGCGGCAAACGATGAAGAACAACCAGATGAAAATGATGTTGATGAAGATACTACAGAAAATATAGAACAAGACGATGAAACTACAGATGAAGATTGGTGATGGGATGATGAAGATGAACTTGATGAAAGCGATGAAAGCTCTGAAGATGATGATGAAGCTACACAAGAAGAAGACGACCTTACAGATCAAGATAGCGACTCCACAGAAGAAAGTGATGAAGATTGGTGATGGGACGATGAAGATGAACTTGATGAAGATGAGGATGAAAGTTCTGAAGAAGACGATGAAATTCAATGATATCATGATCAGCTTGAAGAACTTGCAAGAGAGGCTAGAATGGCTGCAGTAGATGCTTGAGATGCTGAAGACAGCAGAGCCAGAAGATTTGCTATGATGGCTTATAGAATATCAAAAACAGCAATGGAAGAAACACAGATAGACAAAATTAAAAGCAACAAAGAAAATGCAGAAAATTACTTACAAAGAGCAAAAGAAAGATTAGAATAAAAAAAACCCTGTCAAATTGACAGGGTTTTATAATTTTTCATTCAGATAGTCTTCTTTTGACTGATAATGTATACGAATTCCAGAAAATCCATCATCCATAAATTTTGCAAATATTTTTTCTAAATATTGTTTATTTTCAACCTTACTAACAATATTATACTGCATTTTGTTTATTACAACCAAATTTAGTACTCAACTTTCATAAGACTTCACATCCATATACCTTTTTAGGATAGTTTTAATTGCGGTTTTATCTACATTTTCTAAAACTTTTCAAAAAACATCTTGAAAATCTATTTCTATTTTGGAATCTTCTACTTTTTCTGAATTTTTAGTATCAAAGCTGCTTTCTTTTTCTTTTCATTCAACATTAAGATTAGGCTTGTCAGGTCAGCTATCTATATTTCAATCTGAAAAATTATTTGATTCATCTTCTGAGATAGACTCTTTTTTTTGAGCAGAAAATCATAACTCATTGATAATTCTATAAACCTTTGTTTTCAGAACAAGATCCGATACAGGATATGTTTTCAATGCAGTCATTGTTTCTCCAACTGCTTCAGAAAAATATGAATAAAACTTTGGATCTTCCATAAATTTCTTGTCTACATGCTGCAAAAGTTGATTTACAAAATTATACATATCTATTCAAGAATTTTTAAGATTATCTATAAACTCAATCACCTTATCAAAATCTCACTTTCTAACAATTTTTATAAATTCTTCTAACCTACTTTCATCCAAAACTCACAAAAAAACAGATACATTTTCTTCAATCACATCTCACAAAGAGGCTACCTGTTCCAGATATTTTATAGCATCTCTCATTGCTCAATCAGACATATTTGCTATACTTTTTAATGCTTGTTTTTGATAGTTTATACTCTCATTATCACAAATATATTCAAGTCTTTGAGCTATATACTCTACTGAAAGTCTCTTGAAATTAAAAACCTGTGATCTAGACACGATCGTGTCTGGTACTTTATTAATTTCTGTAGTTGCTAATATAAAAAAAAGATAAGATGGTGGCTCCTCCATTATTTTTAATAATGCATTGAATGCGGCCTTGGATAGCATATGTACTTCATCTATAATATATACTTTCTTTGAAAGTTTGGTTGGAGTATACAAAGCTTTTTCTAGTATTTCTTCTCTAATATTATCAACTTGAGTGTGAGATGCAGCATCTATTTCTACAAAATCCAAGTTTTTGCCTTCAGCAATAGTTTGGCAGTTGTCACATTTTCAGCATGGATTACCATCAGATGACTCCAAACAGTTTACTGCCTTTCACAAAATTCTTGCTATTGAAGTTTTTCATGTTCATCTTGATCCAAAAAACAAATAATTGTTCGAGCATTCACTGTTTTTTACTTGAGATTTCAAAATATCTCTAATATGATCTTGTTCTACTACATCATCAAAACTAATAGGACGATATTTCAAGTACAAAGACATAAAGCAATCATTTAAAAGTTAAATTTATATTAATATATTTATTTATATCTCAAAATCAACAAAATAAAAAACTGCCAGGTATAAACAAACTACCTGACAGTTTCAAATTGTTTCATATATGTTTTATATTTTATCATACTTCTCCATAGCAAGCTGGGAGTTCAATCTGTTAATAATATCCACAACCACATTTACTATAATTATAATACCCGCACCTGACACAACTACTGGTATAGCTCAAACACTTTGAGTTGCCTGCTGTATAAACGGTATATAAGAAAGAACATAACTATATATACCTATCAATCATAGTCATATACCTCACCAAAAACATAAATGATACAATGTCTGATTTATGTACTTTGCTGTTTCTTCTCATGGTCTTATACCTGGGATAAATCATCACCTCTTTTGTATATTATCAGCCATTCTATCAGGATTAAATACAATGATAGTATAAAAGAATGTAAAAGCAACTATCAGCAAGAAATATACTATTATTGCTATTACTGATGGCTGTTGAGTATATATATTAAGATGAGTCTCTATCCAAGAAGCTGAAGCTTGTACAAATTCATTTTGTGTTCATACTCTTACCATTAATTGGGACAATAAGTAGGGGAAACTAGCAAATGCTATTGCAAAAATAATTGGTATCATTCAAACCGGATTCAATGGTATTGGCAATGAAGCAGTATCTTCTACGTTTCACTGTCTGGAGTATACAATAGGAATATCCTTTTTGGTTTTTACCAGTAGTATAGCCAATATCACCAATATCAATACAAGCAAAAACATAAACACTATTATTCAAACAATATCTGCACCTGCTTGTCATATATAATTATATACTTGAGAAGTCATTCAAGCAACTATCGAAGAGAAAATCAACAACGATATACCATTTGCCATTCACTTTTCAGTAATCATTTCTCAAAACCACATAAGAATCATTGTTCACACACTCATAGCAAAGGCTGCTAATATTACATTTCAAACAGTTGTTTGGATAACATCTCATCAAAGAATATTATTTATGAAAAATATCATTCAAATTGCCTGCACAAAAGCTAAGGGCAATGTCAAATATCTTGTATACTGTTGTATTTTCATCTGTCATGTCTCTCACTGCTCTTTTAGTTCTTCTAACTGTGGTACTACTGCTGCCAAAAGTTGCATTATAATAGATGCATTAATGAAAGGAATAAGTCAAACCGCCACTATAGAAAACTGTTCTATTGTTCATCACAAAAGCATTGCAAAAAACTCCAAACCTCAAGCATCATCCATTGTAGCCATCATAAAAGTATCAACATCTACAAATGGCACAGGCACAA from Candidatus Absconditicoccus praedator includes these protein-coding regions:
- the dnaX gene encoding DNA polymerase III subunit gamma/tau codes for the protein MSLYLKYRPISFDDVVEQDHIRDILKSQVKNSECSNNYLFFGSRGTGKTSIARILGKAVNCLESSDGNPCGKCDNCQTIAEGKNLDFVEIDAASHTQVDNIREEILEKALYTPTKLSKKVYIIDEVHMLSKAAFNALLKIMEEPPSYLFFILATTEINKVPDTIVSRSQVFNFKRLSVEYIAQRLEYICDNESINYQKQALKSIANMSDGAMRDAIKYLEQVASLGDVIEENVSVFLGVLDESRLEEFIKIVRKGDFDKVIEFIDNLKNSGIDMYNFVNQLLQHVDKKFMEDPKFYSYFSEAVGETMTALKTYPVSDLVLKTKVYRIINELGFSAQKKESISEDESNNFSDGNIDSGPDKPNLNVEGKEKESSFDTKNSEKVEDSKIEIDFQDVFGKVLENVDKTAIKTILKRYMDVKSYESGVLNLVVINKMQYNIVSKVENKQYLEKIFAKFMDDGFSGIRIHYQSKEDYLNEKL
- the secY gene encoding preprotein translocase subunit SecY — translated: MFKILNYLQQIRESPTVRRKLLFMVAILALYRLMVFVPVPFVDVDTFMMATMDDAGGLEFFAMLLGGTIEQFSIVAVGLIPFINASIIMQLLAAVVPQLEELKEQGETGQMKIQQYTRYLTLPLAFVQAIGMIFFINNILGGDVIQTTVGNVILAAFAMSVGTMILMWFGEMITEKGMANGISLLIFSSIVAGMTSQVYNYIGQAGADIVGIIVFMFLLVLILVILAILLVKTKKDIPIVYSRQGNVEDTASLPIPLNPVGMIPIIFAIAFASFPYLLSQLMVRVGTQNEFVQASASWIETHLNIYTQQPSVIAIIVYFLLIVAFTFFYTIIVFNPDRMADNIQKRGGFIPGIRPGEETAKYINQTLYHLCFWGGIGLGLIGIYSYVLSYIPFIQQATQSVGAIPVVVSGAGIIIIVNVVVDIINRLNSQLAMEKYDKI